From the genome of Colletotrichum higginsianum IMI 349063 chromosome 4, whole genome shotgun sequence, one region includes:
- a CDS encoding Glycosyl hydrolase family 2 has protein sequence MASRTVIPIDKKWQFKQADKDDSDLLAVSQFPTNVHLDLIHHNIIPDPFIGKNELDVQWIGEKQWLYKTTFASEAIPEGAQAVLAFDGLDTFATVVLNGKTILETDNMFTPERVDVTAVLAKEGGDNELVITFDSAYLRGWKLVEKYPDHKWGCWNGDNSRLAVRKAQYHWGWDWGPTLLTCGPWRPINLEIYESRLSDLYFETTVDDSLKSAKVVAHATTEGSASKVRFDVSLDGKSLASETVDAKADADTSATFQIQDPALWYPIRYGEQPLYTVTATLLANDNEVDSLSKRIGIRKVELVQRPLKEQPGTSFFFQVNNVPVFCGGSDWIPADNFIPRISKERYYDWIRLLADGNQFMVRVWGGGIYEEPAFYDACDELGILVWQDFMFGCGNYPAWPELLQSIDREARENVKALRHHPSIVIWAGNNEDYQYAESENLTYDLANKDAQSWLKTDFPARYIYEKILVDACEDLIPDTFYHFGSPWSGQDTRDPTVGDLHQWNVWHGTQEKYQNFDKLVGRFVSEFGMEAFPSVKTIDAYLPKGKDDPDRYPQSSTVDFHNKADGHERRIALYLVENFRYAPDPLEHFVYCTQLMQAECLASAYRLWKRQWKGPGREYCGGALVWQINDCWPVTSWAICDYYLRPKHAYYTVKREMAPISIGITRTEHKHPRDKYTRVNIDTESRIEIWGSNLQLEDLTVDLVVKAWDVETGEETYHETVDKDFVLPENRSTEMAAFAVPVRQKGDEGRTVVAAYLVQGGKQIARYVNWPEPLKYLHLQKPKSLKAELAEDGDVVEISAEVPVKGVALEVEDDGVVFSDNLVDIVPGEVVRIGVKGASKETKLETRYLGMLN, from the exons CCGTCCTGGCCTTTGACGGGCTCGACACCTTTGCGACGGTCGTGCTTAACGGCAAGACCATCCTCGAGACGGACAACATGTTCACCCCGGAGCGCGTCGACGTCACAGCCGTGCTCGCCAAGGAAGGAGGCGACAACGAGCTGGTCATTACCTTTGACAGCGCCTACCTGCGCGGCTGGAAGCTGGTCGAGAAATACCCCGATCACAAGTGGGGGTGCTGGAACGGCGACAACTCGAGGCTGGCTGTGCGGAAAGCCCAATACCACTGG GGCTGGGACTGGGGCCCAACGCTCCTGACCTGCGGTCCCTGGAGGCCCATCAACCTCGAGATCTACGAGTCCCGCCTCTCTGACCTCTACTTTGAGACCACCGTTGACGACTCCCTCAAGAGCGCCAAAGTGGTCGCTCACGCCACGACCGAGGGAAGCGCCTCCAAGGTCCGCTTCGACGTCTCCCTTGACGGCAAGTCGCTCGCCTCCGAGACGGTCGACGCCAAAGCCGATGCCGACACCTCGGCCACCTTCCAGATCCAGGACCCCGCGCTGTGGTACCCCATCCGCTACGGCGAGCAGCCCCTCTACACCGTCACGGCCACTCTCCTGGCCAACGACAACGAGGTCGACAGCCTGTCCAAGAGGATCGGCATCCGCAAGGTCGAGCTGGTGCAGCGCCCCCTCAAGGAGCAGCCCGGCACGTCCTTTTTCTTCCAGGTCAACAACGTGCCCGTCTTCTGCGGCGGGAGCGACTGGATCCCCGCCGACAACTTCATCCCGCGCATCAGCAAGGAGAGGTACTACGACTGGATCCGCCTGCTGGCCGACGGCAACCAGTTCATGGTGCGCGTCTGGGGCGGCGGGATCTACGAGGAGCCGGCTTTCTACGACGCCTGCGACGAGCTGGGCATCCTCGTCTGGCAGGACTTCATGTTCGGCTGCGGCAACTATCCCGCCTGGCCGGAGCTGCTACAATCCATCGACCGCGAGGCGCGGGAGAATGTCAAGGCGCTGCGGCACCACCCGTCCATCGTCATCTGGGCCGGCAACAACGAGGACTACCAGTACGCCGAGAGCGAGAACCTGACGTACGACCTCGCCAACAAGGACGCTCAGAGCTGGCTCAAGACGGACTTCCCCGCACGCTACATCTACGAGAagatcctcgtcgacgcctgCGAGGACCTCATCCCCGACACCTTCTACCACTTTGGCAGCCCCTGGAGCGGCCAGGACACGAGAGATCCGACTGTTGGCGACCTGCACCAGTGGAACGTCTGGCATGGCACCCAGGAGAAGTACCAGAATTTTGACAAGCTCGTCGGCCGCTTCGTCTCCGAGTTCGGCATGGAGGCCTTCCCCTCGGTCAAGACCATCGACGCCTACTTGCCCAAGGGCAAAGACGACCCAGACCGCTACCCGCAGTCGTCGACCGTCGACTTCCACAACAAGGCTGACGGCCACGAGCGCCGCATCGCCCTGTACCTCGTCGAGAACTTCCGCTACGCGCCCGACCCGCTGGAGCACTTTGTCTACTGCACCCAGCTCATGCAGGCTGAGTGCCTCGCGTCGGCGTACCGCTTGTGGAAGCGCCAGTGGAAGGGCCCTGGCAGGGAGtactgcggcggcgccctggTCTGGCAGATCAACGACTGCTGGCCCGTCACGTCGTGGGCCATCTGCGACTACTACCTCCGCCCCAAGCATGCCTACTACACCGTCAAGCGCGAGATGGCGCCCATCTCCATCGGCATTACGCGCACCGAGCACAAGCACCCGCGAGACAAGTACACGCGCGTCAACATCGACACAGAGTCGCGCATCGAGATCTGGGGGTCCAACCTgcagctcgaggacctgactgtcgacctcgtcgtcaaggcctgggacgtcgagacgggcgaggagACGTACCACGAGACGGTTGACAAGGACTTTGTCCTGCCGGAGAACAGGTCCAccgagatggcggccttCGCGGTGCCCGTCAGGCAaaagggcgacgaggggagGACCGTCGTGGCGGCGTACCTAGTTCAGGGCGGCAAGCAGATTGCGAGGTATGTCAACTGGCCTGAGCCGCTCAAGTACCTGCACCTGCAGAAGCCCAAGAGCCTCAAGGcggagctggccgaggacggcgatgtGGTGGAGATCAGTGCCGAGGTGCCCGTCAAGGGCGTcgcgctcgaggtcgaggacgacggcgtggTCTTCAGCGACAACCTGGTCGACATCGTGCCCGGGGAGGTTGTCAGGATCGGGGTCAAGGGGGCCAGCAAGGAGACCAAGCTCGAGACGAGGTACCTGGGTATGTTGAATTAG
- a CDS encoding alcohol dehydrogenase GroES-like domain-containing protein, producing the protein MAGTEGKSNLSFILNKPHDVEFAERPVPSVSDAHDVLVAVNYTGICGSDVHYWEHGAIGHFVVKDPMVLGHESAGTVLQVGDAVKTLRVGDRVALEPGYPCRRCGDCLAGHYNLCPEMRFAATPPYDGTLAGFWVAPSDFCYKLPDNVSLQEGALIEPLAVAVHITKQARVTPGASVVVMGAGPVGLLCAAVARSFGATKVVSVDIVQSKLDFARDLASTHTYLSQRVSAEENARALIEQCELGAGADVVIDASGAEPSIRTSLHVVRMGGTYVQGGMGKADINFPIMALCLKEVTARGSFRYGPGDYKLAIDLVANGSVNVKKLITGIVEFRQAEEAFKKVKEGQVIKILIAGPNENVDSTFSTDVDPKKAAEGGNQGGCC; encoded by the exons ATGGCCGGCACCGAGGGCAAAAGC AACCtctccttcatcctcaacAAGCCGCACGACGTCGAGTTCGCCGAgcgccccgtcccctccgTCTCGGACGCCCACGACGTGCTCGTGGCCGTCAACTACACGGGCATCTGCGGCTCTGACGTGCACTACTGGGAGCACGGCGCCATCGGGCActtcgtcgtcaaggacccGATGGTGCTCGGCCACGAGTCGGCCGGCACCGTCCTCcaggtcggcgacgccgtcaagacgctccgcgtcggcgaccgcgtcgccctcgagccgGGCTACCCgtgccgccgctgcggcgACTGCCTCGCCGGCCACTACAACCTCTGCCCCGAGATGCGCTTCGCCGCCACGCCCCCCTACGACGGCACCCTCGCCGGCTTCTGGGTCGCGCCCTCGGACTTCTGCTACAAGCTGCCGGACAACGTCTCGCTGCAGGAGGGCGCGCTGATCGAGCcgctggccgtcgccgtccacATCACCAAGCAGGCCCGCGTGACCCCCGGcgcctccgtcgtcgtcatgggcgccggccccgtcgGCCTACtctgcgccgccgtcgcgcgcTCCTTTGGCGCCACAAAGGTCGTCAGCGTCGACATTGTGCAGTCTAAGCTCGACTTCGCCCGCGACCTGGCCTCGACGCACACGTACCTGTCGCAGCGCGtgtcggccgaggagaacgcGCGCGCCCTGATCGAGCAGtgcgagctcggcgccggcgccgacgtcgtcatcgatGCCAGCGGCGCCGAGCCGTCGATCCGGACCAGCCTGCACGTCGTCCGCATGGGCGGCACCTACGTCCAGGGCGGCATGGGCAAGGCCGACATCAACTTCCCCATCATGGCGCTGTGCCTCAAGGAGGTGACGGCGCGCGGCAGCTTCCGCTACGGCCCGGGCGACTACAAGCTCGCcatcgacctcgtcgccaacggcaGCGTCAACGTCAAGAAGCTCATCACGGGCATCGTCGAGTTCaggcaggccgaggaggccttcaagaaggtcaaggagggccaggTCATCAAGatcctcatcgccggcccCAACGAGAATGTCGACAGCACCTTTAGCACCGACGTCGACcccaagaaggcggccgagggcggcaacCAGGGTGGCTGCTGTTAA
- a CDS encoding Integral membrane protein, translating to MMTDTQQQHPQAQPLPQGQPPQQQQQQQQSYTHHAPSGPPPPMIVTPTWLVAVRGLQFFLAIIILGLSAAIIHWVYMDELGLSVAISLFTWIIVLYALLSEKLPALRRFYHAYAVLALDLFLVILWLATLGATAARRATFVVSVTASCSSDGSAINSGRCTVFRRYIVMSHGALAMLSAIAGLSALQLLLFLATFIWTVVQFVRWRKANAPAAQSGASQGEIQMESKQPFLTQQTAYQQQPSPPPQNGHVQQQQQQQQQQFYPPQQYQQQQPPPPQQYQEMPVQQQQHQQYPQQTPSPAQNYGQQPPQEYQQYQQHQHQQYPAQPYTPSPVNGAVSPANSPPPQGQGYAYPPQELR from the exons ATGATGACCGACacgcagcagcaacatccGCAAGCACAGCCTCTGCCCCAGGGCCAACccccccagcagcagcagcagcagcagcagagctACACGCATCATGCCCCCAgcggcccgccgcctcccatGATCGTCACGCCGACCTGGCTGGTAGCCGTCCGCGGCCTCCAgttcttcctcgccatcatcatcctcggcctctcggccgccatcATCCACTGGGTCTACATggacgagctcggcctctCCGTCGCCATC TCCCTCTTCACCTGGATCATCGTCCTCTACGCCCTCCTCTCCGAGAAGCTGCCCGCCCTCCGCCGGTTCTACCACGCCtacgccgtcctcgcccttgacctcttcctcgtcatcctctgGCTCGCGACCCtcggcgccaccgccgcccgccgcgccactttcgtcgtctccgtcacCGCTTCGTGCTCCTCCGACGGCTCCGCCATCAACTCGGGCCGCTGCACCGTCTTTCGCCGCTACATCGTCATGAGccacggcgccctcgccatgctctccgccatcgccggcctctCGGCCCTgcagctcctcctcttcctcgccacCTTCATCTGGACCGTCGTCCAGTTCGTCCGCTGGCGCAAGGCCAACGCCCCCGCGGCCCAGTCCGGGGCCAGCCAGGGCGAGATCCAGATGGAGTCGAAGCAGCCGTTCCTCACTCAGCAGACGGCCTACCAGCAGCaaccgtcgccgccgccgcagaacGGGCATgttcagcagcagcagcagcagcagcagcagcagttcTACCCTCCCCAACAGtaccaacaacaacagccgccgccgcctcagcAATACCAAGAGATGCCCgtccaacagcagcaacaccagCAGTATCCCCAGCAGACACCCTCTCCCGCCCAGAACTACggccagcagccgccgcaggAGTACCAGCAATaccagcagcaccaacaCCAGCAGTATCCGGCCCAGCCGTATACGCCTTCGCCCGTTAACGGGGCCGTCTCGCCGGCCAACTCACCGCCGCCTCAGGGGCAGGGGTACGCGTACCCCCCGCAGGAGCTCCGGTGA
- a CDS encoding Xylose isomerase TIM barrel — translation MPTIARFRTLWGIPAGDQFANWIAIFPDLKAKGYTGVEIDYSAIPTQELPQLRRILDQFGFQLVAQIMSSWQGYTGPRPPGLTPKDHLDFYRKSLERAQILKPVKVNAQSGSDVWTLDQSVDFYRGTFKIDEELGFAGRVTHETHRNRSLFTPYATKYILEKVPNLRITADISHWVVVSERLLDESQEDQEILEKVVPHVYHVHARIGTTQGSQCADPSDPIYTPEREFFERFWTKVIQHSATRGADYQITFTPEYGPYPYHPHHSPRVYTEVADTEGTRLEGLFLAAL, via the exons ATGCCGACTATTGCTCGGTTCCGTACGCTGTGGGGGATTCCGGCCGGGGACCAGTTCGCTAACTGGATTGCCATTTTCCCTGACCTGAAGGCAAAGGGCTACA CCGGAGTTGAAATAGACTACAGTGCGATTCCAACCCAAGAGCTGCCCCAGCTTAGACGAATTCTCGACCAGTTTGGCTTCCAGCTTGTTGCGCA AATTATGTCATCTTGGCAAGGATACACCGGCCCCAGACCACCAGGTCTGACCCCCAAAGATCATCTTGACTTCTACCGCAAGTCCCTTGAGCGCGCACAAATCCTTAAGCCGGTCAAGGTGAATGCTCAGTCGGGGAG CGATGTTTGGACCCTTGACCAGTCCGTCGATTTCTACCGGGGTACTTTTAAGATTGACGAGGAGCTGGGCTTTGCTGGCAGAGTGACGCATGAGACGCATCGAAATCGGTCACTGTTCACCCCTTACGCGACGAAGTACATCCTGGAAAAGGTACCGAA TCTCCGAATCACCGCCGACATATCTCACTGGGTCGTCGTCTCTGAGAGACTCTTAGACGAGTCacaagaagaccaagaaaTTCTCGAGAAGGTCGTTCCTCAT GTTTATCATGTTCACGCTCGGATCGGCACGACCCAGGGTTCTCAGTGCGCTGATCCGTCGGACCCAATCTACACCCCCGAGCGGGAATTCTTCGAGAGGTTCTGGACCAAAGTCATCCAGCACAGCGCCACTCGCGGCGCCGACTACCAAATTACATTTACCCCAGAATACGG GCCGTACCCTTATCACCCCCATCACAGTCCCCGAGTGTACACGGAGGTTGCGGACACCGAAGGTACTCGACTAGAGGGGCTTTTTCTGGCAGCCTTGTGA
- a CDS encoding Duf521 domain protein gives MDPRKSALFLVGAAHVTGSARGTLMASDTELSMWGGVDPQTGEVIDRHHPLSGRFLCDTILAIPGGRGSCTGSGVMLETLLNGKGPRAVVFERREDILTLGVIIAQELFGRHIPVVTLKPTDFRLLLALDGQIVSVDGGNVCAETHDALGTPRQDVHPPIKVPTSHPEESKTAHHAEDQLDNLIGGVRLSSRDRELLEGSHGNAARAAMRIVLRMASLLDAEELMDISQVHVDGCLYTGPASLAFAEKLLGLGGEVAVPTTMNSISIDVRRWRALGIDPVFGDVSARLADAYVQMGATPTFTCAPYQLESAPRKGDQVAWGESNAVVYANSVLGAKTMKYPDYLDIAVALTGRAPRGGAHIDSNRLASVLIRVPRTGIAVDDSFYHLLGYFVGTQAVGDIPVVAGLEDGFYPTKDDLRAFGAAFATVSSAFMFHIVGVTPEAPTLEAVSAPNQELRCVDLDWRALEAYWARFNSAPVSQGVDLVSLGNPHFSLAEIRLLAELCQGRKKHQAVQVIVTCGRAVHGLASQAGLVGPLENFGVRFLTDTCWCMITEPIIPLQARTIMTNSGKYAHYGPGLTGRGFRFGSLAMCVEAACSGGINGEKPGWLEAALVSEVPR, from the exons ATGGATCCACGCAAGTCCGCActcttcctcgtcggggCCGCTCATGTCACGGGCTCAGCTCGGGGTACGCTCATGGCCAGCGATACCGAGCTGAGCATGTGGGGTGGCGTGGACCCCCAGACGGGCGAAGTCATCGACCGTCACCATCCCCTGAGCGGACGGTTTCTGTGCGACACCATCCTGGCTATCCCTGGCGGCAGGGGATCCTgcaccggcagcggcgtcaTGCTGGAGACGTTGCTGAACGGCAaggggccgagggcggtTGTGTTCGAGCGCCGCGAGGACATCCTCACTCTCggcgtcatcatcgcccagGAACTCTTTGGCAGACACATCCCCGTCGTGACGCTGAAGCCAACAGACTTCcgcctgctcctcgccctcgatgGCCAGATAGTCTCGGTGGATGGGGGAAACGTCTGCGCGGAAACCCATGACGCCCTCGGGACGCCTCGACAAGACGTCCATCCA CCGATCAAGGTCCCTACAAGTCACCCCGAAGAGAGCAAGACCGCCCATCACGCAGAAGATCAACTCGACAACCTGATTGGCGGGGTCCGCCTCTCGAGCAGAGACCGAGAACTCCTTGAAGGCTCCCATGGAAACGCTGCTCGTGCAGCTATGCGCATCGTCCTGCGGATGGCGAGCCTCCTCGACGCTGAGGAGCTGATGGACATCTCCCAAGTCCACGTCGATGGGTGCCTGTACACGGGACCGGCGTCGCTCGCTTTTGCAGAGAAGCTCCTCGGTCTGGGAGGCGAGGTCGCGGtcccgacgacgatgaactccatctccatcgacGTGAGGCGGTGGCGAGCCCTCGGCATAGATCCCGTCTTTGGGGACGTTTCCGCTCGGCTGGCGGATGCCTATGTCCAGATGGGCGCAACGCCCACCTTCACCTGCGCCCCGTACCAGCTGGAGAGCGCACCTCGGAAAGGGGACCAAGTGGCTTGGGGGGAATCGAACGCCGTCGTCTACGCAAACAGTGTTCTCGGGGCCAAAACGATGAAGTACCCGGACtacctcgacatcgccgttGCCCTGACCGGACGGGCACCGAGAGGGGGTGCTCACATTGACAGCAACCGGCTCGCTTCCGTGTTGATCAGAGTGCCCCGGACTGggatcgccgtcgacgactcCTTCTACCATCTACTGGGCTACTTCGTGGGCACCCAGGCGGTCGGTGACATACCTGTCGTGGCAGGCCTCGAGGATGGCTTCTACCCCACCAAAGATGACCTCCGGGCGTTCGGGGCGGCTTTTGCCACCGTCTCGAGCGCCTTCATGTTCCATATCGTCGGCGTGACCCCCGAAGCCCCGACTCTGGAGGCCGTCAGCGCCCCGAACCAGGAGCTGCGCTGCGTGGATCTGGACTGGAGAGCGCTGGAGGCTTACTGGGCGAGGTTCAACTCTGCCCCCGTCTCGCAGGGCGTCGATCTCGTGTCCCTAGGGAACCCTCATTTCTCCCTGGCCGAGATCCGACTCTTGGCCGAGCTTTGTCAGGGACGGAAGAAGCATCAGGCCGTCCAAGTCATCGTCACATGCGGCCGCGCCGTGCACGGTCTGGCATCTCAGGCCGGGTTGGTCGGACCGCTGGAGAACTTCGGGGTCCGATTCCTCACCGACACGTGCTGGTGCATGATCACCGAGCCCATCATCCCGCTTCAGGCGCGAACCATCATGACCAATTCCGGAAAGTATGCCCATTACGGGCCAGGGCTCACCGGGAGAGGCTTTCGCTTTGGTAGCTTGGCCATGTGTGTGGAAGCGGCTTGCAGCGGTGGGATCAACGGCGAGAAGCCCGGGTGGCTGGAAGCTGCTTTGGTCTCAGAGGTGCCCAGGTGA
- a CDS encoding ToxB protein: protein MKFTAAICLLASYAGFAAAATGCKVELLNFNSVAVGTGCVPFNYYASIYDPNTRAGYTIHATNDCGLSVQAGQRLPENYSLRKAGFC from the coding sequence ATGAAGttcaccgccgccatctgcCTCTTGGCCTCTTACGCAGGctttgctgccgccgccaccggtTGCAAGGTTGAGCTGCTCAACTTCAACAGTGTTGCGGTTGGCACCGGCTGCGTTCCCTTCAACTACTACGCCTCTATCTACGATCCCAACACCCGTGCAGGCTACACCATCCATGCCACCAACGACTGCGGGCTCAGCGTGCAAGCGGGTCAAAGGCTCCCCGAGAACTACTCTCTGCGCAAAGCCGGGTTCTGCTGA